In one window of Gemmatimonadota bacterium DNA:
- a CDS encoding RHS repeat-associated core domain-containing protein, with protein sequence MRLRLSWLSVLLLLLAFLTPGLVPSFRRALVPAPAVPGTVIVTPDGGTLIATAHAAWFRADFTVLNTRTLTSTYTLACSYTGQVTGCFLDSTSETLAPDEAITVHVYYQTGNLALSGNTITLTASGPATDAGYYGVRVQSSMIAMVTPGGTQNDAVVTVRRHQPALLARFLLSPGYATDSATIGMTWQRLPAGPVVTVTNDARRNRGLIEWEVEDSLALQNPGDSARATVTHCTTGGVCTEERRIVKLANDSKPILGFSGVPTGSLAAGFGAPFGPGIAVSGVEIETGFGTVPYFSMGQARSAGLVYSTRQAWPRVTIPVDVELPWLGANPSALTLIAWDGAYINDSVRYTAPACVTGAVRKCRGVITADFRTSSFATPMRKWLKIEARVVPAGGGAVVSATDSVEVALVDRRTTRYGAGWWPAGALRLVAAGEDRLLVGADGAVTVFRGNGDSLYLPPPGNFSVLKKVGTTWELAPRGSLAKLVFDAQGRLVKRADQNGNRDTLLYGGTTDSLLELRDPLDKRILLGYASGKLSTFTTLHGTGVPRTHAIIIDAATNQLTRDSIGGAPYRTIYRYAVRDAATKTQLLGIREGMLGDSTQVVYDSSAAGFLWRPGAVRLPRVPDETGALVRPQITYTAVLRRGAGTVVPLDSTGPWVEMRDPRGNWTRSWLTRWGQARYVWDTLGALSRARYTTDGRVVWSEARRGGDTTRVYSAYDSQQRLVKSWTNTVTGLGQGVRLDSLVYDASHRVIVHVDSRGKADSVFYDAKGNVIKTKDPSGAVTQFWYSSTTGQLDSMLPPSTTARQRYTYDATWKNPTTVSAGATTAGSVQQSQSTYDSYGRVASTLSRVQVRVTGSTVKWQWRKTVPTYVAATNEVTTQTSYRSDTCDPCVGGPASWPSDSFHVMTVSVFRDAAGRDTARVGERGYQTVYTYDRLGRLLARRPPSAGGPAPRDSMVYDVAGNIVKTYTRRGDLLTATYDSRNRLLTQVVPGIGTINRTYAGPLDQLTRVWVTGAVDSIGGVNGEVRYGFDARGHLLADTAYRNATALVTTYTRDQYDRDSVVTDPVGAWRPRYETARGIPERLVTPLGDSVSLTLDGQQRPAQRTVLSSGPAFTQSVQYLASSGAAKITQTAGASGYEVGTYDPEGAPDEPTLGAPLGPIWVEQHGPSPLLPDTLVDSLSYDGWGRLLGWQHFRKADTLLTLLASDSVWFDRTGNVHVNGETRTHELQTDRLLTRVAGAWTWSYTYDAGGNLTQASGTTLSQTITWTYQYDAANQLRSVRYRGHGWGADSLVARYGYDVLGRRIARRVYWSPLPGAEARETRYLYQGGQVVAETDAAGAFKWKYTWGPGTDNLVGLQDSTGTQFYVVQDQLGSVRGLVRRDGTWIMSQRFTPAGQLLARDSVGGHQWPKGLHVGWTGRETDPETGLSFHRARYYSPELRRWTQEDPIGYGGGGNLYAYVGGAVLEGRDPSGLIEDLRGGGRARAGGVVPSLHPRPDRVVHAGSDPVAQRRLFDNDRPDCSSGER encoded by the coding sequence GTGCGCCTCCGCCTCAGCTGGCTGTCCGTCCTCCTGCTCCTCCTCGCGTTCCTGACGCCCGGCCTCGTACCGTCGTTCCGCCGTGCCCTCGTTCCGGCGCCTGCCGTCCCAGGTACCGTCATCGTCACGCCGGATGGCGGCACGCTCATCGCAACGGCCCACGCCGCCTGGTTCCGGGCCGACTTCACCGTGCTCAATACCCGGACCCTGACCAGCACCTACACGCTGGCCTGCAGCTACACCGGCCAGGTCACCGGGTGCTTCCTCGACAGCACTTCCGAGACCCTCGCGCCCGACGAGGCCATCACCGTCCACGTCTACTACCAGACCGGGAACCTCGCGCTCTCCGGCAACACGATCACGCTGACCGCGAGCGGACCGGCCACCGACGCCGGCTACTACGGGGTCCGCGTCCAGTCCAGCATGATCGCCATGGTCACGCCGGGAGGCACCCAGAACGATGCCGTCGTCACCGTGCGGCGCCACCAGCCGGCGCTGCTCGCCCGGTTCCTGCTCAGCCCGGGGTACGCCACCGACAGCGCCACGATCGGCATGACCTGGCAGCGCCTGCCCGCCGGTCCGGTGGTCACGGTCACGAATGATGCGCGCCGGAACCGGGGCCTCATCGAGTGGGAGGTCGAGGACAGCCTCGCGCTGCAGAATCCCGGGGATTCCGCTCGCGCCACCGTGACGCACTGCACCACCGGCGGCGTCTGCACCGAGGAACGCCGGATCGTGAAGCTGGCGAACGACAGCAAGCCCATCCTCGGGTTCTCCGGCGTTCCCACGGGCAGCCTCGCTGCCGGCTTCGGGGCGCCGTTCGGCCCAGGCATCGCCGTGAGCGGCGTCGAGATCGAGACGGGCTTCGGCACCGTGCCCTACTTCTCGATGGGCCAGGCCCGCTCCGCCGGCCTGGTGTACTCCACCCGCCAGGCCTGGCCCCGGGTCACCATCCCGGTCGACGTGGAACTCCCCTGGCTCGGCGCCAACCCGAGTGCCCTGACCCTGATCGCCTGGGATGGGGCCTACATCAATGACTCGGTGCGCTATACCGCGCCCGCCTGCGTCACCGGCGCGGTCCGGAAGTGCCGCGGCGTCATCACCGCGGATTTCCGGACCTCGAGTTTCGCCACCCCGATGCGCAAGTGGCTCAAGATCGAAGCCCGGGTGGTGCCCGCGGGCGGCGGTGCGGTGGTGTCGGCCACCGACTCGGTGGAGGTGGCCCTCGTGGACCGCCGCACCACCCGCTACGGGGCCGGCTGGTGGCCCGCCGGCGCGCTCCGCCTCGTGGCGGCCGGCGAGGACCGCCTGCTGGTCGGCGCCGACGGGGCGGTGACCGTCTTCCGCGGCAACGGCGACAGCCTCTACCTGCCGCCCCCCGGCAACTTCAGCGTGCTCAAGAAGGTGGGCACCACCTGGGAACTCGCCCCGCGCGGCAGCCTGGCCAAGCTGGTGTTCGATGCCCAGGGGCGGCTGGTCAAGCGGGCCGACCAGAACGGCAACCGCGACACCCTGCTGTACGGCGGCACCACCGACTCCCTGCTGGAGCTGCGCGATCCGCTCGACAAGCGCATCCTGCTGGGCTACGCCAGCGGCAAGCTGAGCACCTTCACCACGCTGCACGGCACCGGGGTGCCGCGGACCCACGCCATCATCATCGACGCGGCCACCAACCAGCTCACCCGCGACTCCATCGGTGGCGCCCCCTACCGCACCATCTACCGCTACGCCGTCCGGGACGCCGCCACCAAGACCCAGCTCCTCGGCATCCGCGAGGGGATGCTCGGCGACTCCACCCAGGTCGTCTACGATTCCAGCGCCGCCGGCTTCCTCTGGCGGCCGGGCGCCGTGCGGCTCCCCCGGGTGCCGGACGAGACCGGGGCGCTGGTCCGGCCGCAGATCACCTATACGGCGGTCCTCAGGCGCGGGGCCGGCACCGTGGTGCCGCTCGACAGCACGGGGCCCTGGGTCGAGATGCGGGATCCGCGGGGCAACTGGACGCGCTCCTGGCTCACGCGCTGGGGCCAGGCCCGGTACGTCTGGGACACCCTCGGCGCGCTCAGCCGGGCCCGCTACACCACCGACGGGCGGGTGGTGTGGAGCGAGGCGCGGCGGGGGGGCGACACGACCCGGGTGTACTCGGCCTACGACAGCCAGCAGCGGCTGGTGAAGTCCTGGACCAACACCGTCACCGGGCTCGGCCAGGGGGTGCGGCTCGACAGCCTGGTCTACGATGCCAGCCACCGGGTCATCGTGCACGTGGACAGTCGCGGCAAGGCCGACAGTGTCTTCTACGACGCCAAGGGCAACGTCATCAAGACGAAGGACCCGAGCGGGGCCGTCACCCAGTTCTGGTACAGCAGCACGACGGGCCAGCTCGATTCGATGCTGCCGCCGAGTACCACCGCGCGCCAGCGCTACACCTACGATGCGACGTGGAAGAACCCGACCACCGTGAGCGCCGGGGCCACGACGGCCGGCAGCGTGCAGCAGAGCCAGTCCACCTACGACAGCTACGGCCGGGTGGCGAGCACCCTGTCCCGGGTGCAGGTCCGGGTGACCGGGTCCACCGTGAAGTGGCAGTGGCGGAAGACGGTGCCCACGTATGTCGCCGCCACCAACGAGGTCACCACCCAGACCAGCTATCGCAGCGACACCTGCGATCCCTGCGTGGGCGGCCCGGCGAGCTGGCCGTCCGACAGCTTCCATGTCATGACCGTGAGCGTGTTCCGGGATGCGGCGGGGCGCGATACCGCCCGGGTCGGCGAACGCGGCTACCAGACCGTGTACACCTATGACCGCCTGGGGCGGCTGCTGGCGCGCCGGCCGCCGAGCGCCGGGGGGCCCGCGCCCCGGGACTCGATGGTCTACGATGTCGCGGGCAACATCGTGAAGACCTACACCCGGCGGGGCGACCTGCTCACCGCCACCTACGACAGCCGCAACCGCCTCCTCACCCAGGTGGTGCCCGGCATCGGGACCATCAACCGAACCTACGCCGGTCCCCTGGACCAGCTCACCCGCGTCTGGGTGACCGGGGCAGTGGACTCGATCGGCGGCGTCAATGGGGAGGTCCGGTACGGCTTTGATGCGCGCGGGCACCTGCTCGCCGACACCGCCTATCGCAACGCCACCGCCCTGGTCACCACCTACACCCGCGACCAGTACGACCGCGACAGCGTGGTCACCGACCCCGTGGGGGCCTGGCGGCCCCGCTACGAGACCGCGCGGGGCATCCCCGAGCGCCTGGTCACCCCCCTCGGGGACTCGGTCAGCCTCACCCTCGACGGCCAGCAGCGGCCCGCCCAGCGCACCGTGCTGAGCAGCGGGCCGGCCTTCACCCAGTCGGTGCAGTACCTCGCGAGCAGCGGGGCGGCGAAGATCACCCAGACAGCCGGGGCCAGCGGGTACGAGGTGGGCACCTACGATCCCGAGGGCGCCCCGGACGAACCCACCCTCGGCGCCCCGCTCGGGCCCATCTGGGTGGAGCAGCACGGCCCCTCCCCGCTGCTCCCCGACACCCTGGTGGACAGCCTGAGCTATGACGGGTGGGGCCGGCTGCTGGGGTGGCAGCATTTCCGGAAGGCGGACACCCTCCTCACCCTGCTGGCCAGCGACTCGGTGTGGTTCGACCGCACCGGCAACGTCCATGTGAACGGGGAGACGCGCACCCACGAGCTGCAGACCGACCGGCTGCTCACCCGGGTGGCGGGGGCGTGGACCTGGAGCTATACCTATGATGCCGGCGGCAACCTCACCCAGGCCAGCGGCACCACGCTGTCGCAGACCATCACCTGGACGTACCAGTACGACGCCGCCAACCAGCTCCGGAGCGTGCGCTACCGCGGGCATGGCTGGGGGGCGGACAGCCTGGTGGCCCGGTACGGCTATGATGTGCTGGGCCGGCGGATCGCGCGCCGGGTGTACTGGTCGCCGCTGCCGGGGGCGGAGGCGCGGGAGACGCGCTACCTCTACCAGGGCGGGCAGGTGGTGGCGGAGACCGACGCGGCGGGGGCGTTCAAGTGGAAGTACACCTGGGGCCCCGGGACCGACAATCTGGTGGGGCTGCAGGACTCGACCGGCACCCAGTTCTACGTGGTGCAGGACCAGCTGGGCAGCGTCCGGGGCCTGGTGCGGCGGGACGGCACCTGGATCATGAGCCAGCGGTTCACGCCGGCGGGGCAGCTCCTGGCGCGGGATTCGGTCGGCGGGCACCAGTGGCCGAAGGGCTTGCACGTCGGGTGGACCGGGCGGGAGACGGACCCCGAGACGGGGCTCAGCTTCCACCGGGCGCGGTACTACAGCCCGGAGCTGCGGCGGTGGACGCAGGAGGACCCGATCGGGTACGGCGGCGGGGGCAACCTGTACGCCTACGTGGGCGGGGCGGTGCTGGAGGGGCGGGATCCGAGCGGGTTGATCGAGGACCTGCGGGGCGGGGGGCGGGCTCGGGCTGGCGGAGTCGTTCCGTCCCTTCACCCTCGACCCGACCGCGTCGTCCATGCTGGATCAGATCCCGTTGCCCAGCGGAGGCTCTTCGACAACGATAGACCTGATTGCAGTTCTGGCGAACGGTGA
- a CDS encoding RHS repeat-associated core domain-containing protein, protein MRYRGHGWGADSLVARYGYDVLGRRIARRVYWSPLPGAEARETRYIYQGGQVVAETDAAGAFKWKYTWGPGTDNLVGLQDSTGTQFYVVQDQLGSVRGLVWRDGTWVMSQRFTPYGQLLVRDSAVVAMPKGLHVGWTGRETDPETGLTFHRARYYSPELRRWTQEDPIGYGGGGNLYAYVGGAVLEGRDPSGLIRDCSGGACGNPHDWSGVWGLSGDGSDASGFGGGVGSYIEDDGYLEDLMDAMYGAARGKEGCYGQVCAVNQEEYERYKNSNLESRTIDEQRFPALAELLKPTRQLSSTEFAMLMGAAGIADAAARQSLLDHLLVGGRVGSASDWRAVSRDPGYAPRSADQYYGWYFLSPSVFTVSNRDSGALANCALHEYAHAVHQLGHGPGGAQDFANRYTTGRRICG, encoded by the coding sequence GTGCGGTACCGCGGGCACGGCTGGGGGGCGGACAGCCTGGTGGCCCGGTACGGGTACGACGTGCTGGGCCGGCGGATCGCGCGGCGGGTGTACTGGTCGCCGCTGCCGGGGGCGGAGGCGCGGGAGACGCGCTACATCTACCAGGGCGGGCAGGTGGTGGCGGAGACCGACGCGGCGGGGGCGTTCAAGTGGAAGTACACCTGGGGCCCCGGGACCGACAATCTGGTGGGGCTGCAGGACTCGACCGGCACCCAGTTCTACGTGGTGCAGGACCAGCTCGGCAGCGTGCGGGGCCTGGTGTGGCGGGACGGCACGTGGGTGATGAGCCAGCGGTTCACGCCCTATGGGCAGCTCCTGGTGCGGGATTCCGCGGTCGTGGCGATGCCGAAGGGGCTGCATGTCGGGTGGACGGGGCGGGAGACGGACCCCGAGACGGGGCTGACCTTCCACCGGGCGCGGTACTACAGCCCGGAGCTGCGGCGGTGGACGCAGGAGGACCCGATCGGGTACGGCGGCGGGGGCAACCTGTACGCCTACGTGGGCGGGGCGGTGCTGGAGGGGCGGGATCCGAGCGGGTTGATCCGGGACTGCTCGGGCGGGGCTTGCGGCAACCCGCATGATTGGTCGGGGGTTTGGGGTCTGTCGGGCGATGGGAGCGACGCTTCCGGCTTTGGTGGCGGGGTCGGGAGCTACATAGAGGATGACGGCTATCTCGAAGACCTGATGGACGCGATGTACGGAGCAGCGAGGGGAAAGGAAGGCTGCTATGGCCAGGTATGCGCGGTCAACCAGGAAGAATACGAACGCTACAAGAACAGCAATCTCGAGTCGCGCACTATTGACGAGCAGCGCTTTCCTGCGCTTGCAGAACTTCTCAAGCCCACCCGGCAGTTGAGTAGCACGGAGTTCGCAATGTTAATGGGCGCTGCAGGCATCGCCGACGCGGCGGCCCGGCAGTCCCTGCTCGACCACCTTTTGGTCGGCGGCAGGGTCGGCTCGGCGAGCGACTGGAGGGCGGTGAGTCGCGATCCCGGGTACGCGCCGCGCTCCGCGGATCAATATTACGGGTGGTACTTCCTGAGTCCCTCAGTGTTTACGGTGAGTAACCGAGACTCGGGGGCGCTCGCCAACTGTGCACTCCATGAGTACGCCCACGCCGTTCACCAGTTGGGCCATGGCCCAGGTGGTGCTCAGGACTTCGCGAACCGATACACGACAGGAAGGCGGATATGCGGCTAG
- a CDS encoding RHS repeat-associated core domain-containing protein: MSQRFTPYGQLLARDSVGGHQWPKGLHVGWMGRETDPETGLTFHRARYYSPELRRWTQEDPIGYGGGVNLYAYVGGAVLEGRDPSGLIRDCSGGACGNPHDWSGVPGFDSYGGNLGGSGGTWGERASRALQLWGATQTILRDMWNDYRSRYEKLKASYGQSANRGIARIFAGSDALSYRDFARTLAAARSVLGSQPSDALNWVTEHLMSGGVFSNPGYVAANGSGSGTLAITIQTYEDNGTSFTAVHTGRLRLQSVSYAELANVLLHETLHAHGFGECAAYTWADMATGYNQSYRGQACQ, from the coding sequence ATGAGCCAGCGGTTCACGCCGTACGGGCAGCTGCTGGCGCGGGATTCAGTCGGCGGGCACCAGTGGCCGAAGGGCTTGCACGTCGGGTGGATGGGGCGGGAGACGGACCCCGAGACGGGGCTCACCTTCCACCGGGCGCGGTACTACAGCCCGGAGCTGCGGCGGTGGACGCAGGAGGATCCGATCGGGTACGGCGGCGGGGTCAACCTGTACGCCTACGTGGGCGGGGCGGTGCTCGAGGGGCGGGATCCGAGTGGGTTGATCCGGGACTGCTCTGGCGGAGCCTGCGGCAATCCGCATGATTGGTCGGGGGTGCCCGGCTTCGACTCCTACGGCGGGAATCTCGGCGGGAGCGGGGGCACGTGGGGGGAGCGGGCGTCCCGCGCCCTGCAGCTCTGGGGCGCAACCCAGACCATTCTGCGCGACATGTGGAATGACTACCGCTCACGATACGAGAAGCTCAAGGCCAGCTATGGCCAGAGTGCCAATAGAGGCATCGCCAGGATCTTCGCAGGCTCCGATGCCTTGAGCTACAGGGACTTTGCACGCACGCTTGCTGCGGCAAGAAGCGTCCTTGGGAGTCAGCCCTCGGATGCGCTGAACTGGGTCACCGAGCATCTCATGAGCGGTGGGGTATTCTCCAACCCAGGCTACGTAGCCGCGAACGGCTCCGGCAGCGGGACGCTCGCGATTACGATCCAGACGTATGAGGACAACGGAACGTCATTCACTGCGGTCCATACGGGGCGTCTAAGGCTCCAGTCCGTGTCATACGCGGAGCTTGCCAATGTGCTACTCCACGAGACACTGCACGCTCATGGCTTTGGTGAATGCGCCGCCTATACCTGGGCGGACATGGCCACCGGCTACAACCAATCCTACAGGGGGCAAGCATGCCAATAG
- a CDS encoding RHS repeat-associated core domain-containing protein — protein sequence MATQLRSVRYRGHGWGADSLVARYGYDVLGRRIARRVYWSPLPGAEARETRYIYQGGQVVAETDAAGAFKWKYTWGPGTDNLVGLQDSTGTQFYVVQDQLGSVRGLVRRDGTWIMIQRFTPAGQLLARDSVGGHQWPKGLHVGWTGRETDPETGLSFHRARYYSPELRRWTQEDPIGYGGGGNLYAYVGGAVLEGRDPSGLFAEVGDLGLGFAVQEAFGGGGDLSMCLVFCTDARDREEQKWEEWFEEAANRKVVIVRYADGHTQQITNFKFVDAQSLADVTQCIKTSTTCAAEALFLARRDHIDIVFNTDLPGNAGSQWGDNPGGTTTLAFVPKVRRYAIRVILDPTLLAAASVSRGYNVTMNHVVRHELAHAIGTNEIAVNGSCDEACARSAEMSP from the coding sequence TTGGCCACCCAGCTCCGCAGCGTGCGCTACCGCGGGCACGGCTGGGGGGCGGACAGCCTGGTGGCCCGGTACGGGTACGACGTGCTGGGCCGGCGGATCGCGCGGCGGGTGTACTGGTCGCCGCTGCCGGGGGCGGAGGCGCGGGAGACGCGCTACATCTACCAGGGCGGGCAGGTGGTGGCGGAGACCGACGCGGCGGGGGCGTTCAAGTGGAAGTACACCTGGGGCCCCGGGACCGACAATCTGGTGGGGCTGCAGGACTCGACCGGCACCCAGTTCTACGTGGTGCAGGACCAGCTGGGCAGCGTGCGGGGCCTGGTGCGGCGGGACGGCACCTGGATCATGATCCAGCGGTTCACGCCGGCGGGGCAGCTCCTGGCGCGGGATTCAGTCGGCGGGCACCAGTGGCCGAAGGGCTTGCACGTCGGGTGGACGGGGCGGGAGACGGACCCCGAGACGGGGCTCAGCTTCCACCGGGCGCGGTACTACAGCCCGGAGCTGCGGCGGTGGACGCAGGAGGACCCGATCGGGTACGGCGGCGGGGGCAACCTGTACGCCTACGTGGGCGGGGCGGTGCTGGAGGGGCGGGATCCGAGTGGGTTGTTCGCGGAGGTGGGGGATCTCGGGCTCGGGTTCGCGGTGCAAGAGGCATTCGGCGGCGGGGGCGATCTGTCGATGTGCCTGGTGTTCTGTACCGACGCAAGGGATCGGGAGGAGCAGAAGTGGGAGGAGTGGTTTGAGGAAGCTGCGAATCGTAAGGTCGTCATTGTCAGGTATGCCGATGGCCACACTCAACAGATCACGAACTTCAAGTTTGTTGATGCACAATCGCTGGCTGACGTGACGCAGTGCATCAAGACAAGCACAACTTGTGCGGCAGAAGCGTTGTTCTTGGCCAGAAGAGACCATATTGACATTGTGTTCAATACGGATCTCCCGGGGAATGCTGGTTCTCAGTGGGGCGACAATCCCGGAGGAACCACCACGCTGGCGTTTGTTCCTAAGGTGCGCCGGTATGCCATTCGTGTCATCCTCGACCCTACGCTCCTTGCTGCCGCGTCAGTGTCGCGAGGCTACAACGTGACGATGAACCATGTTGTCCGGCATGAGCTCGCCCACGCGATCGGGACTAACGAGATCGCGGTCAATGGCAGTTGTGACGAAGCATGTGCGCGAAGCGCAGAGATGAGTCCATGA